CAAAGTGTGACAataaatcaacaattaatcacgtCTATACGCAAACCCcaaactcttcgtggttcgaccccttactactactaacacattgttaagggtaatttgggactataaatattatctttgaccggagcgcaaCTCTCCGATCAGTTACCCTAAGTCTTTCGTCTCCTGTTCTCATCGCCATTATTCGTGTAATATGAATATCGCCTTTTTGGTCACAACATAGttatttataagaaaaatattatgcaCGAAATGCGCCTGTTTTAtagacataaaaacttgagacccaacTTTGTCACTATCTGTCTCCGCAAATTTAAATCGTGCGACACAGTTGTCAAAATCGCTCGATGCTCGCTCAGAATATTCACTACTCGGAAAATGCTCGCTTGCTTTGatgctcggttttaaatgagtCGCTCCGCttggttcggtttgtaaacgtgCCAAGCATAAACAAAGGTCTATTCGATTTGGCTCGGCTCCAGAACAGCCCTAATTGAGATCCATCCCATAAACACATCACATAATAAAATTTATTATATTGATAATATTCTCAAGATGGAACAAACTTCTCCGAATCGACTACCAAAAACTCAAGGTTTTCCAACTACGTAGTTTGCCATTGAAGAGTTTACAAGAGATAACTTCTTATCGGTGCCGAAAAAAAAGGAATATAATTCATATCTAACATAACACATACTGTATATAATTCTACACCCTTTCTTGTCCTCACAAAGAGATTTAAAACGTCCTTCAACGTAACTTAAACACCTTTCACACTTAGTGTTGTCGGATTCTCGTGTACACTGAATCATTACATAAAGTGTCACAGAATCCGACAACTTGACCTCTCCTTTCCCGAACCCTTTGCTATTTGGCTCAAGCGGAACTTTCCTTATCCTCTCAAAAAGTCCTGTGAGGGTTTCTTTAAAAAGTCTCGGGTTGGTCACGTATTCAACATTATAGTGAACCACTCTGAAGCCCATATCGTCATCTTCTATTAAGTTTCTAGTGCCATACCTTAAGAAGCAATACTCATACCATATCAAAGCCTCGACCTGGTTTGGACACATTTTTTTGGCTTCTTTTGCGGCGGTTTGGAGACAAGCTGTGCACTCTTGGCTGGGCACGTCTCCTCGGCATTGGGCTATCCCGTTTACTTCTTTTCCCTCATCTCCAAAATCCGTAATATTAAAGCCTGTTTGAGGGGTGTTTTGAATCAGTTTGGCTAGAACAGAATCTATGTTTTGGGATAGTTCAGGGGTGATGGTGTATGAGAATTCATTGCAGAATTGTGCAATCGGGTTAGCTGATTCCACATAGAGAGTGCATAGTGCAAAGATAAGAAAATATTGATGGAAAAAGACCATGTTTACAAATTACAATGGGTGTTTAGATAGTGGGTCGTTTCagttatttatactttatatataGCTAAAATTACACACTAAGTTCCCATATTAGAAAATTCTATTACAAAGAAACTAGTAAATTTTGTTTATttgtaattaaatatttaatatatcTTAATAAGAATGAATAAAGTGAAATAAAACAATATCGcctatttcttttttttatttcgCTGGATTACTTtcaagggtggagatacaataggaagtttatttgacGAGAAAGACTCGGAAGTGATCTTGGcaatccattaagttaatcaacggctaagattaaatcagtaaaattgaaaggaagaaaagaggcgcgtgagtttgttcaagggcattctagtcaatccaagccaataatttctctctcctccaattcccccccattttttaaacgttaataactctttcatacgacattatttttttataaaaattgcaccaaaaaacgagcgtttttttatctttaaaacgagtatactattgctatatttttaaaaaaaattaaaacccagttgcgtaaaacgcaatagaaaaaccaccagttacgtaaaacgcaatgaaaaaaaaacctaaaaaatgacatttttctaaaacgcaatgcacaaaaaacacaaagaaatgacttatttgtaaaacgcaatggtcagaaaacacaaagaaatgtcttatttgtaaaacgcaatggccagaaaacacataaataagtgttttacctaaaacgcaatgcacaaaaaacacataaaaatgtgttttacctaaaacgcaatggccagaaaacacaaagaaatgttttatttgtaaaacgtaatggccagaaaacacttaaaaatgtctgttttctaaaacgcaatgacctaaaaaaacaaaagaaagtgttctctgtaaaacgcaatggactgaaaacacctaaaaatgtgttttacctaaaacgcaatgactaaaatcacttcaaaaatgtgttttacctaaaacgcaatgactaaagatacttaaaaatgtgttttttctaaaacaaaatagccagaaaacacataaaactctcttatttttaaaacgcaatggacacataaaactgtttgtgaactgtctgtgaactgtctgaattgtctactaattactgtcttcgaaatgagccaatttctggaaaattaatttttatgatgcgtttttagtacagcaatttttctgagctcgaccccagccaggggctctgccccttggaccccgccaggggctgccgcccctgggactccgctaccaggggctgccgcccccggacccccgccaagatcgtaaaacgcaatgactaaataaaaacccagatcgtgaaaatgaaattaaagattttcttacatggatcgaagtcggtttcttcatcaattgacgaaatttgaatgatagaaacacttatcagcgattgaatcgaacaaatcgagtgattatcttcaaaatcaccagaaaaaaacgagattttgaatgaaattaaactgggttttctttgaaaaaagctgaagaacatgTTGATCAggttttgaatcattgattggtaatgaaaatcgcactataatgtagtgattattgagatagaaagtgaagaaatgcttgaagatggtgggttttgaaaatggtgggttttgaagttactagGTTTTGTAAAAGGAAAAGAAGGAGTttgattgactaaaataccctttttctttattttaaatgttgccacatgtcataattctatggctttctatccttcctagccaaaattcacttcctatttgatcttttcccttacTTTCAAAACTAAAATACGATTGGAAAATAATATTAAGCAAAGTGAAATTAAAGAGTATCACCACGTTTAAATTTATAtgtattcatatatatatatatatatatatatatatatatatataggtagaggatcctgtaaaaagtgctcaaagtgtaagaagtgtgagaagtgtattataacactatatataatactatataacaccatataaacaccgtataacaatatgtaacaccatataatatcatataacactatgtaacactatatatcattatataacaaatataacactataggttgtctgatagcatgtctatgatagatgtatagtgttatatttgttatataatgatatatagtgttacatagtgttatatggtattatatggtgttacatattgttatacggtgtttatatggtgttatatagtattatatatagtgttataatacacttcttacacttctcacactttaggccctttttacactatccttaccctatatatatatatatatatatatatatatatatatatatatatatatatatatatatatatatatataattttctaaaaattaatttctttataatttaatatGTTTGAGTACTCTCCAAGTATTCGTAACTCCTCAATTGACCAACCTAGAGAGCATACTAATTTCTCAAACGAcattttatattatataaaactgGCGAAACAGAAAGAGTGGTACTTGTGTCATGCAAGGTAAGGGTgaagtaatttaaaaaaaaaagagtaaaatgtcaaaatggttcctgaggtttggttacttttgtcattttattccaaaactcaaattttttgaatttgagtCCCtctggtttcaattttgttgcaattttcatctaaaagcaaaATCTGATCAATCcagtttttttttgtctttttcatccATTTTAATGAAAGCCAAAATGGTCATATTTTTTtcatttgttataataaaacgttaaaagcccattttgtccttcattaaaagagagaaaaaagacaaaaaaa
This genomic stretch from Helianthus annuus cultivar XRQ/B chromosome 8, HanXRQr2.0-SUNRISE, whole genome shotgun sequence harbors:
- the LOC110871359 gene encoding cysteine-rich repeat secretory protein 55, translating into MVFFHQYFLIFALCTLYVESANPIAQFCNEFSYTITPELSQNIDSVLAKLIQNTPQTGFNITDFGDEGKEVNGIAQCRGDVPSQECTACLQTAAKEAKKMCPNQVEALIWYEYCFLRYGTRNLIEDDDMGFRVVHYNVEYVTNPRLFKETLTGLFERIRKVPLEPNSKGFGKGEVKLSDSVTLYVMIQCTRESDNTKCERCLSYVEGRFKSLCEDKKGCRIIYSMCYVRYELYSFFFGTDKKLSLVNSSMANYVVGKP